Genomic segment of Myxococcus stipitatus:
TCCACCGAGACCAGCCGCACGTCGGCGCTCTCGGCGCGGCCGAACGTCAGCCGGTTCGCCGAGCTGCGCTCCGCCTGGGCGGGGATGAGCGCGTCATCCACGTTGACCACGATGGTGGTCCCCGCGCCCATCTCCTGGAACATCTCTCCCTCGGCGTTCGCCACGCCCTGAAGACTGCCCAGGCCCTCCAGGTGCTCCGGCTGGACGACGGTGATGACACCCGCGTCCGGCTGGACGACCCGGGTGAGTCGCTCGATTTCGCCGGGCCGGTTCATCCCCACCTCGATGACCGCCGCCACGTGCTGGGGCTCCAGCCGGAACAGTGTCAGGGGGACACCGATTTCGTTGTTGAAGTTGCCTTCCGTCTTCAGCGCCGGCCCGCGCGTGGCCAGGATGGCGCCCACCATCTCCTTGGTGGTCGTCTTCCCGTTGGAGCCGCCCACCGCGCAGACGGGGATGCGGAAGCGCTGACGGTGGTGGCGGCCCAGGGCCCCCAACGCCATCAACGTGTCGTCGACTTCATAGAGGACGAAGCCCACCGGCAGCGCCGGGAGGGCACGTCCCTTCGCCACCACCGCGGCCGCGGCGCCACCCCGGGCCGCCGCGTCCACGAAGGTGTGCGCATCGAAGCGCTCCCCCACCAGGGCCACGAAGAGGCAGCCCTGGGTGAGCGTGCGCGTATCGGTGCAGACCGCCTCGAAGACGGCCGGCCCGGAGCCTCCACGCCGGGTCGCCCCGGTCGCCTGCACCACCTCTTCGTCGCTGAATCGAGCTGCCATACGGGTGAGGGAGTCCGGGCCGCGCCGCCTTCGTCAGCCGGGAGTGCGGTTCGCCAACGCCTTCGCCGCCGCCTGGCGGTCATCGAAGTTGTGCTTCTCCTGGCCCACCTGCTGGTAGGTCTCGTGGCCCTTGCCCGCGATGAGGACGACATCGTCCGCCGTCGCCAGGCCGATGGCCTGCTCGATGGCCGCGCGTCGGTCCGCGTCCACCAGGTAGCCCTTCTCGCCAGACTTCGCCTTGCCCGCGGAGATGCGGCGCAGTCCGCCCTTCTCCAGGCCCGGCGTCACCTGGCTGATGATCTCATCCGGGTCCTCGGTGCGGGGGTTGTCGCTGGTGATGACGGCCAGGTCCGCGGCCTCCGCGGCCACCGCGCCCATCAGCGGACGCTTGCCCTTGTCCCGGTCTCCACCGCAGCCGAAGACGACGATGACGCGGCCCTTGGCCAGCGAACGCGAGGCCTCCAGCGCGCGCTTGAGCGCGTCGTCCGTGTGCGCGTAGTCCACCAGCACCGCGGGCGCACCCGCCGGGCCGTAGTTCTCCACGCGCTCCATGCGGCCTTCCACCGGCGTCATCCGCTCGATGCCGACCTTCACGTCGCTGCGCGAGAAGCCCGCGCCGATGCCGATGCCCACCGCCAGGAGGATGTTCTCCAGGTTGTGGGGCCCCAGGAGCTTGCTCTTGAGCGCGATGTCACCCGAGGGCGTCTTCAGCGTGCCGGTGATGCCGGACAGCGAGAAGGTCACGTCCGCGGCGGAGATCTCCCCGTTGCCCTGGCGGCTGAACTTCCACGCCATGCGCTTCTGGCCACGCAGCTCGTTGTAGATGCGGCTGGCGTAGGTGTCGTCGCCGTTCACCACCGCGACGCCCGAGGAGGACAGGTTCTCCGCGAAGAGCTTCCGCTTCGCCTGGAAGTAGTCCTCCATGTCCTTGTGGTAGTCTAGGTGGTCCCGGCTCAGGTTGCTGAAGCCCGCGGCCTTGAAGGTGAGCCCGTGCACTCGCTCCTGCGCGAGCGCGTGGCTGGAGACCTCCATCACCACCGTCTCCACCCCCGCGTCCACCATCTCCCGGAAGATGCGGTGCAACTCCAGCGCATCCGGGGTGGTGTTCGCGGTGGACACCGTCTTGCCACCGAACTTGTAGCCCAGCGTCCCGATGACACCGGTGGACTGATAGGCCGCCGTGCTCATCGCCTCCAGGAGATACGTCGTCGTGGTCTTCCCGTTGGTGCCCGTGACGCCCAGGAGCGTCAGCTTGTCGGCCGGGCGGCCATGGAAGTTCGCGGCGATGAGCGCCAGCGCCTTGCGCGCGCTGCCCACCTTGAAGAAGGGCACCTGCGAGGAAGGCACCGGCTTCTCGGAGACCACCGCCACGGCACCCCGTGACACGGCCTCGCCGATGAACTGGGCACCGTCCTCCTTGGTGCCGGGAATGGCGATAAACAAGTCGCCAGGCTTCACACGCCGCGAGTCCTGGGTCACACCGGTGACGTCGACCGCGGAACGACCGCCCGAGGTCTGCTCGGCACCACACCCTGCGAGGACATCCGTCAGCTTCATCTCTTCCCCTTCACACGCATTGCAAGCACGGGGCCTGGAGTCAGCGCGGCCTTATTGCCGCGCCGCCAGCTCCAGCGTCACCCGGGCCCCCTTCTCCACCAGCGAGCCGGCGGCGGGGGTTTGAGACACCACACGTCCACTTCCCTGTACCTGTGGCTCCAGTGCCGCGGCGAGCAGCTTCACCACGGCCTCACGGCCACCGGCGCCCTGGACGTCCGGCACACGCACCGTGCCGAGGTCAGGGCTCTCCGAATCCGCCTCCACCAACACCGGCCGGACGGGCTCGGTGGCCTTGGCCACCGGCTTCGCCGCGGCAGGCGCGGAGGATGCGGCGGCCACGACTCCCCCAGGTGCCGCCGTCCGAGACGGAGGCACGGCCAGGTGAGCCATGGCGGCGGTCGCAATTTCCTTGAAAGCAGGGGCAGCCACGAACCCCCCGTACACGTCTGTCTTGGGTTCGTCCACCACCACGAGAATGACGATGCGAGGATCCTCGGCCGGCACCATGCCGACAAAGGAACCGATGCGCTTGTCCGAGTAGCCACGCGCCACCGGGTCCGCCTTCTGAGCGGTGCCCGTCTTGCCTGCCACCCGGTACTCCTCCATGAAGGCGCGCGTCGCGGTGCCACCCTTGCCCACCACGGACTCGAGCATGCCCACGACCTCCCGCGCCACCTTCGCGGACACCGCCCGGCGGACTTCCGTGGGGCGGTTCTCCAACAGCACGACTCCGTCAGGGTCCACCACCTTCGACACCAGGTAGGGACGCATCAGCACGCCATCGTTGGCCAGCGCACCAATGCCGGCCGCAATCTGAACCGCGGTGGCCGTCATGCCCTGACCGAAGGACTGGGTGGCCAGGGAGACCTCCGCCTTCGGGAAGGGGATGACACCCCGGCCCTCGCCCGGCAGGGACAGCCCGGTGCGCTCGGCGAAGCCGAAGGCATGGTAGCCGGCCACCATCTTCTCGCGCCCCAGCACCTGGGCCATCTTCGCCATGCAGATATTGGAGGAGGTCCGGAGGATGTCCCGCGGGGCCAGCCACCCGTGGGAGCCATGGTCATTGATGGTGTGGCGGCCCACCCGCCAGGCGCCATTCTCGCAGAAGAAGACGCTCTCAGGCGTTATCGCCTTCTGGTCCAGCGCGGTTGCGACCACCAGCGGTTTGAGCGTGGAGCCGGGCTCGAAGGTGTCCAGGGCGGCGCGGTTGCGCATCCCGGCGCGGGAGCTGGACTCCGGGGTGTTGGGGTTGAAGCGCGGGTAGTTGGCCAGCGCCAGCAGCTCGCCCGTCTTCGGGTCCAACGCCACCACCATGCCGGCGACGCCCTTGGCGTCCTCCACGGCCTTGGCCAGGGCCTTCTCCGCCACGTACTGCAGGTGCCTGTCCAGCGTCAGCGTCACGGCCGCGCCCTGGCGCTGGAGCGGATCCAACGCGCCCTGCACCAGCAGCTTGCGGCCCTTGGCGTCGCGGAAGCCCGACATGCGGGAGTTCTGTCCGGACAGCTCGTCCTCGAAGGCGAGCTCCAGGCCCTCCAGGCCCTTGCCGTCCAGGCCCACGGTGCCCACCACGTGCGCGCCCAGCTCGCGCTGCGGATAGAAGCGCTTGGGCTCCTTGGTGAAGCCCAGCCCTGGCAGGCCCAGGCCCTTCACCGCCGCCACTTCCTGGGGCTTGGCCTGGCGCTTCACCCACGCGAAGCGCTTGGCCCGCGACAGACGCGCGGTCAGCTCCTCCGCGTCCATCTTCAGCACCTTGGCCATGGCGCGCGCGGACTGGCGCACGTCGGGCAGCATGGACGGGTCCACCCAGATGGAGTCCACCTCCACGCTCTGGGCCAGCGGCGCACCGCGCCGGTCGAAGATGTCGCCGCGGCGGGCCGGAATCTCGATCTGGCGGACGTACTGGTCCTGGGCCATCCCGCGCAGCTTCTCCTGCTCGAACACCTGGAGCTGCACGGCGCGGCCGAAGGCAACCCCCAGAAGGAGCAGGAAGAGGCCGAACAGCAGCTGCACGCGCAGCTTCAGGCCCTTCGCGTTGGGCTCGGGAGCCCGGGTCGCCTTGAAATCCCTCACCGCCCGGCGCCTCCGCGTCCCGCCACCCGAACGCCGGGCTTGTCCTGGGACGGGGCAGACGCGGACGCACTGCCGCGCGCGGGCTTGTCCGCGCTCAGCGACACCACCGCGCTGCCGGCGGGCATGGCCATGCCCAGCTGCTCGCGGGCCACGCGCTCCAGACGGCCCGGGGCCTTGAGCGTGGCCAGCTCCAGCTTAAGGCGATCATTCTCCCGCGTGAGCGAGCGGCTCTCCGCCTCCGCGCGAGACAGGCGGTAGCCCATGTCCACCACCATCACCCGGCTGGTGACGTGGAGGATGCCCACCGCCGCGAAGAGGGCGAACAGGAGGACGGCCGGCAACAGGTGCATCAGCACGCCCGCCACCGACACGGAGCCACGCTGGGACGACGCCTTGCTCATCGCACTTTCTCCACCACGCGCAGGTGCGCGCTCCGAGAGCGGGGATTGACCTCCACCTCTTCCTCCGAGGCGGCCACGGCCTTCTTCGTCACGACGGTGAAGTTCCCCACGTAGCCACAGGCACAGACGGGCAGGCCCGGTGGGCAGGTGCAGCGGCCCTCCAGCGCGCGGAACGCCTCCTTCACCTTGCGGTCCTCCAGCGAGTGGAAGGAGATGACCGCCGCGCGGCCTCCCACCTTCAGCAGCGAGGGCAGCGCGGACAGCAGCGAGTCGAGCGCCTCCAGCTCCTGGTTGACCGCCATGCGCAGCGCCTGGAACGTCCGGGTGGCCACATGGATGCGCGTGGGCCACGCCTTGCGAGGCACCGCGCGCTTGACGACCTCCGCCGCCTCCAGCGTGCGCGTGGGCAGCGCGCGCTTGAGCTCGCGGGCGATGGGCCGCGCGAACGGCTCTTCACCGTATTCCTTCAGGATGCGCACGAGCTCCTGCTCGTCGGTGGAGGCGATGAGCTCCGCAGCCGTGAGGCCGTCCGCCCCCATGCGCATGTCCAGCGGGCCGTCCTTGGAGAAGGAGAAGCCGCGCTCGGCGACGTCGAGCTGGGGCGAGGACACGCCCAGGTCCACCAGCACGCCATCCACGGGCATCAGGTCCGAGGCCACCCGAGGCAGGTCCGCGAAGTTGCCCTCGCGCCCCTGGAAGCGGGGGTTGGGCCCCAGACGGGAGGTGGCCGCCGCGAGCGCCACCGGGTCGCGGTCCACGCCCACCACGGACGCGCCTTGAGCCAGGAGCGCCTCCGTGTGGCCGCCACCACCCAGTGTGCCGTCGATGATCACCTTCCCCGCTCCTGGCCGAAGCAACTCGACCGCTTCACGCAGCAAGACGGTGTGGTGCTGGAAGTCCGAGGCCCCCACGAGCACTCAGACGAAGGGAGCCCGCGCGAGCGCGAAGGCGGCGCGTGCATCGTTCATGTGCGGGTAGATTTCAAACGCGTCGTGCGCGCCGGCGGCCCGGAAGATGGCGGCCAGGTACGGAGACAGACCAGACAGCTTGAGGTCGCCTCCCGCGCGGCGCAGCGCCTCGGCGCGGGACATCAGCGGCTTGACGCCCCGGTAGTTGAGGTGCCCCACCTCGGACAGGTCCAGCACCACCTGACGCATCCCGCGGTGCATGCGCTGGGTGAGTTCGTCGCACAGCTTCACCAGGTCCTGCTCGTCGAGCTCGCCCTCCAGCATGAGCGTCTCCACACGCTCCGCGCCCACCACCGCGCTGGTCGCCCTCCGCCGTACCTCCAGAACCTGATTCATACGCGTACCACCCTCTCGGGACTCACGCCTTCTGTCGACTTTCCGGCTACGCGTGCCGCAGCTCGGAGAGCACCTTCATCACGTCCGCGGAGGTCGCTTCCTGGCGGGCCTCTTCCTGGGCCTTCGCCCAGCCCTCGCGGCTCCACAGCTCGATGACCTTCACCATCCCCGCCCACACCACGTCCTTCTCCAACCCCGCATAGCTTCGAAGTGAGGGGGGGATGAGCAGGCGGCCCAGCCTGTCCAACGGGCACTCCTGCGCGCTCGCCACATACAGGCGCATCAGCGTCTTCACCCCGGGCTCCATGGGGTTGCGCCGCGCGAGAGACGCCTCGAGCGCCTCCCACTCCCGCACCGGGTAGGCGTGGAGGCACCGGTCCAGGGCTGTCGTGATGATGAGCCGCTCGTCATACGCCCCGACCAGGGTTTCCCGGAGCTTCGCCGGGAGGCTCGTCCGCCCCTTCGCGTCGATCTGGTGCTCATAGACGCCTCGGAACACAGGGGACGATCCACCTTTTCAGCCCACGAAGGGATGAAGCTCCACTCCTTCCCACTTCTTGCCACTACCGGGCGGCATTCATACGCGGGCCCCCCAGGGGGGTCAAGAAAGCGCAACAGGTCGGTACACGCCGCCGGTGGGTCCACGACATCCAGACAACCCGTCACACCTGGAAGGTCAGGTGTTTGCCGCGTTGCGGCGCCCTACCCGTCAGACTGGGGTAAACTTGAGCTCCCTCTTGGAAGAGCGCAGAGTGACGGGTGCGTGAACAAGAGCGTGCGACTGAAGGTGGCCTACAAGAGCCCGCAGTCCCTGGTGGGGGAGTACACGCGCAGCGTGGGTCAAGGAGGCGTCACCCTGCGGACGCGCCGGAGCCTGCCGCTGGGCACTCGATTCACCTTCGAGCTGTATCTCGGAGGGGTCCCCCGGCCGGTGGAGGTCCTGGGTGAGGTGGTGGCGGTGGAGCCGCCTCGCGAGGAGCCGGGCTACCTGCTCACGGTGCGCTATGGCGCCGGCGAGGACCGCTCGCCCCTGGACGCGGTGCTCCAGCGCATCTTCTCCGCGCAAGAAACGGAAGGACTGCGGCGCTTTCCCCGGCTGCCGCTGACCCTGCGCGCGGCGGAGGCCACGCCGCTGTCGCCGGCCTTCCTCGTCCGGGACATCTCCCGTGGGGGCGTGGGCCTGGAGGTCATGGCGCCCGCCCTGCCCCGCCATGTGCGCGTGGGCACGCCCTTCCTCCTGGAGATGGACTTGATGGGGGGCGAGCTCGTCCTGCACGGCGAGGTGGTGTGGACCTCGTCGATTCCGCGCAAGGACGCCGCCACGGTGACGCCGGGCTTCGGCGCCACGTTCGGCAGGCTGCGCGCGCCCATGCAGCAGAGGCTGGACGCGCTGCTCGCCCTGGAGTCGTTGCCCCCCGCGCCCTGGAAGGCGCGGGTGAGCTTCGGCATGGACGCGGTGACGCGGATGCCGTGACGGCGTGGGCTACGCCGTGAAGGGGTAGCCGCCCGCGGACTCGACGGCGGCCATCACCGTCTCCCGGACCTCCGCCGGGTCATGCGGCGTGAAGGTGTCGAGCGTGCCCAGCCGCGCCAGCTCCTTCGCCAGCGCGTCCCCCTTGAGGGTGGAGCACAAGGCGCGGCGCATGCGGTCCTGGATGCGGGAGGTGCTGTCGAAGGCGATGGTGCGCACCAGCGCCACGCGCACCGGGTCCAGCGTCCCACCGGTGGCCGCCTGCCGCGTGCGCGTCACCATGGAGTCGAGCGCGAAGGCATCCATCACCACGTCGGTGAGGGCCGCGAGCACGTCCTGGTGCTTCTCCAGCTCCGGGCCGAAGGTCTGCGCGGCCAGGCTCAGGCCGTGGAGCGCCAGGCGCTTGGCGACCTCGGCGGCCACCTCCTGCGGCGCCAGCGCGTCGTTTGTCCGCGCCTGGGGCTTCTCTCCGCGCGCCAGCTCGTCCGCGACGTTGCCCGCCATGGC
This window contains:
- a CDS encoding STAS domain-containing protein encodes the protein MNQVLEVRRRATSAVVGAERVETLMLEGELDEQDLVKLCDELTQRMHRGMRQVVLDLSEVGHLNYRGVKPLMSRAEALRRAGGDLKLSGLSPYLAAIFRAAGAHDAFEIYPHMNDARAAFALARAPFV
- a CDS encoding UDP-N-acetylmuramoyl-tripeptide--D-alanyl-D-alanine ligase, yielding MAARFSDEEVVQATGATRRGGSGPAVFEAVCTDTRTLTQGCLFVALVGERFDAHTFVDAAARGGAAAAVVAKGRALPALPVGFVLYEVDDTLMALGALGRHHRQRFRIPVCAVGGSNGKTTTKEMVGAILATRGPALKTEGNFNNEIGVPLTLFRLEPQHVAAVIEVGMNRPGEIERLTRVVQPDAGVITVVQPEHLEGLGSLQGVANAEGEMFQEMGAGTTIVVNVDDALIPAQAERSSANRLTFGRAESADVRLVSVETKGLEGMVATVRHLGREWPVRLSFIGPHNAQNATAAFAVALALGYTPEECVRGLETARPYSRRLNVVEGRGGVTVIDDCYNANPASMDAALETLGTLVTAGGRAVAVLGDMLELGPGELEEHARLGELAGSKAALVAFFGPRSAEGFKRVGLGESAAHFTEVESLVAWLTPRLLPRDVVLVKASRGMRLERVVAALTGTVASSGGNH
- a CDS encoding penicillin-binding protein, which gives rise to MRDFKATRAPEPNAKGLKLRVQLLFGLFLLLLGVAFGRAVQLQVFEQEKLRGMAQDQYVRQIEIPARRGDIFDRRGAPLAQSVEVDSIWVDPSMLPDVRQSARAMAKVLKMDAEELTARLSRAKRFAWVKRQAKPQEVAAVKGLGLPGLGFTKEPKRFYPQRELGAHVVGTVGLDGKGLEGLELAFEDELSGQNSRMSGFRDAKGRKLLVQGALDPLQRQGAAVTLTLDRHLQYVAEKALAKAVEDAKGVAGMVVALDPKTGELLALANYPRFNPNTPESSSRAGMRNRAALDTFEPGSTLKPLVVATALDQKAITPESVFFCENGAWRVGRHTINDHGSHGWLAPRDILRTSSNICMAKMAQVLGREKMVAGYHAFGFAERTGLSLPGEGRGVIPFPKAEVSLATQSFGQGMTATAVQIAAGIGALANDGVLMRPYLVSKVVDPDGVVLLENRPTEVRRAVSAKVAREVVGMLESVVGKGGTATRAFMEEYRVAGKTGTAQKADPVARGYSDKRIGSFVGMVPAEDPRIVILVVVDEPKTDVYGGFVAAPAFKEIATAAMAHLAVPPSRTAAPGGVVAAASSAPAAAKPVAKATEPVRPVLVEADSESPDLGTVRVPDVQGAGGREAVVKLLAAALEPQVQGSGRVVSQTPAAGSLVEKGARVTLELAARQ
- a CDS encoding UDP-N-acetylmuramoyl-L-alanyl-D-glutamate--2,6-diaminopimelate ligase, producing the protein MKLTDVLAGCGAEQTSGGRSAVDVTGVTQDSRRVKPGDLFIAIPGTKEDGAQFIGEAVSRGAVAVVSEKPVPSSQVPFFKVGSARKALALIAANFHGRPADKLTLLGVTGTNGKTTTTYLLEAMSTAAYQSTGVIGTLGYKFGGKTVSTANTTPDALELHRIFREMVDAGVETVVMEVSSHALAQERVHGLTFKAAGFSNLSRDHLDYHKDMEDYFQAKRKLFAENLSSSGVAVVNGDDTYASRIYNELRGQKRMAWKFSRQGNGEISAADVTFSLSGITGTLKTPSGDIALKSKLLGPHNLENILLAVGIGIGAGFSRSDVKVGIERMTPVEGRMERVENYGPAGAPAVLVDYAHTDDALKRALEASRSLAKGRVIVVFGCGGDRDKGKRPLMGAVAAEAADLAVITSDNPRTEDPDEIISQVTPGLEKGGLRRISAGKAKSGEKGYLVDADRRAAIEQAIGLATADDVVLIAGKGHETYQQVGQEKHNFDDRQAAAKALANRTPG
- the rsmH gene encoding 16S rRNA (cytosine(1402)-N(4))-methyltransferase RsmH, producing the protein MGASDFQHHTVLLREAVELLRPGAGKVIIDGTLGGGGHTEALLAQGASVVGVDRDPVALAAATSRLGPNPRFQGREGNFADLPRVASDLMPVDGVLVDLGVSSPQLDVAERGFSFSKDGPLDMRMGADGLTAAELIASTDEQELVRILKEYGEEPFARPIARELKRALPTRTLEAAEVVKRAVPRKAWPTRIHVATRTFQALRMAVNQELEALDSLLSALPSLLKVGGRAAVISFHSLEDRKVKEAFRALEGRCTCPPGLPVCACGYVGNFTVVTKKAVAASEEEVEVNPRSRSAHLRVVEKVR
- the ftsL gene encoding cell division protein FtsL; protein product: MSKASSQRGSVSVAGVLMHLLPAVLLFALFAAVGILHVTSRVMVVDMGYRLSRAEAESRSLTRENDRLKLELATLKAPGRLERVAREQLGMAMPAGSAVVSLSADKPARGSASASAPSQDKPGVRVAGRGGAGR
- the mraZ gene encoding division/cell wall cluster transcriptional repressor MraZ encodes the protein MFRGVYEHQIDAKGRTSLPAKLRETLVGAYDERLIITTALDRCLHAYPVREWEALEASLARRNPMEPGVKTLMRLYVASAQECPLDRLGRLLIPPSLRSYAGLEKDVVWAGMVKVIELWSREGWAKAQEEARQEATSADVMKVLSELRHA
- a CDS encoding PilZ domain-containing protein; the encoded protein is MNKSVRLKVAYKSPQSLVGEYTRSVGQGGVTLRTRRSLPLGTRFTFELYLGGVPRPVEVLGEVVAVEPPREEPGYLLTVRYGAGEDRSPLDAVLQRIFSAQETEGLRRFPRLPLTLRAAEATPLSPAFLVRDISRGGVGLEVMAPALPRHVRVGTPFLLEMDLMGGELVLHGEVVWTSSIPRKDAATVTPGFGATFGRLRAPMQQRLDALLALESLPPAPWKARVSFGMDAVTRMP